A single Cnuibacter physcomitrellae DNA region contains:
- a CDS encoding MFS transporter produces MATNPVDTTTSGPGTGSDRQRWQAFAVCVGVAALTILDLSKVNVGLPSIESALNADSSQLQIIVAGYALAFGLALVPSGRLGDLYSRRVMFLIGLSAFTVASILCALAPSIEFLLVARIVQGLAAGVQMPQVLGMVQQLFQGPERGRAFGVFGATIGVGVALGPTLGGLLIALGGPTDGWRWLFWMNVPLGILALVFAARLLPRSQPHEAGKRNLDPIGIVLLGLAVLALMLPFVLTTGEGHDNPWRWLSLAVCALLVVLFIRWEHRYERSGRSPAIQLSLFGVASYRNGILLVAAWFAALPSLFLLTTLLLQEGLGLEPVFAGMVSIPFAVTSAASSLIGGRLVGRYGRSLVVLGLVIAIVGLVLLLLAAELPPDPTVPYWMAGAMFVAGIGGGLVVSPNQTLTLAEVPPTEGGVAGSMQQVGQRVGTAIGTAATTAVFFSTIYSEPSSETADAFSDGFRNGFWVALGLLLVSLAVGAVDLIQRKRGTPDDSAAS; encoded by the coding sequence ATGGCGACGAATCCGGTGGACACGACCACTTCAGGCCCGGGCACCGGAAGCGACAGGCAGCGTTGGCAGGCCTTCGCTGTCTGCGTGGGCGTCGCCGCCCTCACCATCCTCGACCTGTCGAAGGTCAACGTCGGGCTGCCCTCGATCGAGTCCGCGCTGAACGCGGACTCGTCGCAGCTGCAGATCATCGTCGCGGGGTACGCGCTCGCCTTCGGCCTCGCGCTCGTTCCCTCGGGGCGGCTCGGCGACCTCTATTCGCGCCGGGTGATGTTCCTCATCGGTCTCAGCGCGTTCACCGTCGCGAGCATCCTCTGCGCCCTCGCGCCGAGCATCGAGTTCCTCCTCGTCGCCCGGATCGTGCAGGGTCTCGCCGCCGGGGTGCAGATGCCCCAGGTGCTGGGGATGGTGCAGCAGCTCTTCCAGGGGCCCGAGCGCGGACGTGCGTTCGGCGTCTTCGGGGCCACGATCGGGGTCGGTGTCGCGCTCGGCCCGACCCTCGGCGGACTGCTCATCGCGCTCGGCGGACCGACCGACGGCTGGCGCTGGCTGTTCTGGATGAACGTACCGCTCGGCATCCTCGCCCTGGTGTTTGCGGCGCGGCTGCTGCCCCGGAGCCAGCCGCACGAGGCGGGGAAGCGCAACCTCGATCCGATCGGCATCGTCCTCCTCGGGCTCGCGGTGCTCGCCCTGATGCTGCCGTTCGTGCTCACCACCGGAGAGGGCCACGACAACCCGTGGCGGTGGCTGTCGCTGGCGGTGTGCGCGCTGCTGGTGGTGCTCTTCATCCGGTGGGAGCACCGGTACGAGCGCAGCGGGCGGAGCCCGGCGATCCAGCTGAGCCTGTTCGGGGTGGCGTCGTACCGCAACGGCATCCTGCTCGTGGCGGCGTGGTTCGCCGCGCTGCCGTCGCTGTTCCTCCTGACGACGCTCCTGCTCCAGGAGGGGTTGGGGCTCGAGCCGGTGTTCGCCGGCATGGTGAGCATCCCGTTCGCGGTCACGTCGGCGGCGTCGTCGCTCATCGGCGGTCGACTGGTGGGCCGCTACGGCCGCTCGCTGGTGGTACTGGGTCTCGTCATCGCGATCGTGGGACTCGTGCTGCTGCTCCTGGCCGCCGAGCTGCCGCCCGACCCGACCGTGCCGTACTGGATGGCGGGGGCGATGTTCGTCGCGGGGATCGGGGGAGGCCTCGTCGTCTCGCCGAACCAGACCCTCACGCTCGCCGAGGTGCCGCCCACGGAGGGCGGCGTCGCCGGGTCGATGCAGCAGGTGGGTCAGCGCGTCGGCACCGCGATCGGCACGGCGGCGACCACGGCCGTCTTCTTCTCGACGATCTACTCCGAGCCGTCGAGCGAGACCGCGGACGCCTTCTCCGACGGCTTCCGCAACGGCTTCTGGGTCGCCCTGGGCCTCCTGCTCGTCTCCCTCGCCGTCGGCGCCGTCGACCTCATCCAGCGCAAGCGCGGCACCCCCGACGACTCCGCCGCGTCGTAG
- the upp gene encoding uracil phosphoribosyltransferase translates to MRIHVADHPLITHKLTVLRDATTPSPTFRALTEELVTLLAYEATRSVRVTPIDIVTPVTATTGVTIAEPRPLVVPILRAGLGMLEGMTKLLPSAEVGFLGMVRNEETLEPTTYAERLPDDLSSRQCFVLDPMLATGGSMAAAIEFLFRRGATDVTAICLLGAPEGVEALEKATEGRDVTLVLGALDEKLNEKGYIVPGLGDAGDRLYGAV, encoded by the coding sequence ATGCGCATCCACGTCGCCGACCACCCGCTCATCACCCACAAGCTGACGGTCCTCCGCGACGCGACGACCCCGTCGCCCACCTTCCGAGCCCTCACCGAGGAGCTCGTCACCCTCCTCGCGTACGAGGCCACCAGGAGCGTCCGGGTCACCCCCATCGACATCGTCACACCCGTCACCGCCACCACCGGCGTGACCATCGCCGAGCCGCGACCGCTCGTCGTCCCCATCCTGCGCGCCGGGCTCGGGATGCTCGAGGGCATGACGAAGCTGCTGCCCTCCGCCGAGGTCGGCTTCCTCGGCATGGTGCGCAACGAGGAGACCCTCGAGCCCACCACCTACGCCGAGCGCCTCCCCGACGACCTCTCCAGCCGCCAGTGCTTCGTCCTCGACCCGATGCTCGCCACCGGCGGATCCATGGCCGCGGCCATCGAGTTCCTCTTCCGCCGCGGCGCCACCGACGTCACCGCGATCTGCCTCCTGGGCGCCCCCGAGGGCGTCGAGGCGCTCGAGAAGGCGACGGAGGGCCGCGACGTCACGCTGGTGCTCGGGGCGCTCGACGAGAAGCTCAACGAGAAGGGGTACATCGTCCCCGGCCTCGGAGACGCCGGAGACCGCCTGTACGGCGCTGTGTGA
- the tadA gene encoding tRNA adenosine(34) deaminase TadA produces MPGRHARPLPPDEDISAWMALALDEARAALETDDVPVGAIVLDAAGEVIGVGRNERELRQDPSAHAEIVALRQAAWKTGDWQLVDATLVVTLEPCVMCAGAILSARVPRVVFGAWDEKAGAVGSVYDVLRDRRLNHTVEVIAGVEAEASAALLTDFFRDR; encoded by the coding sequence ATGCCGGGCCGCCACGCACGTCCTCTTCCCCCCGACGAGGACATCTCGGCCTGGATGGCGCTGGCGCTCGACGAGGCCCGTGCGGCGCTCGAGACCGACGACGTGCCGGTGGGGGCGATCGTGCTCGATGCGGCGGGCGAGGTGATCGGGGTCGGGCGCAACGAGCGGGAGCTGCGGCAGGATCCGAGTGCCCACGCCGAGATCGTCGCGCTGCGGCAGGCGGCGTGGAAGACGGGGGACTGGCAGCTCGTCGACGCGACCCTCGTGGTCACCCTGGAGCCGTGCGTGATGTGCGCCGGTGCGATCCTCTCGGCGAGGGTGCCGCGGGTGGTGTTCGGCGCCTGGGACGAGAAGGCCGGCGCCGTCGGCTCGGTCTACGACGTGCTGCGCGACCGCCGCCTGAACCACACCGTCGAGGTCATCGCGGGCGTCGAGGCCGAGGCGAGCGCGGCCCTCCTCACCGACTTCTTCCGCGACCGCTGA
- a CDS encoding glutamine amidotransferase-related protein encodes MSRSADALRCVVIRHEQKVALGNIAPVLVEHGYTIEYADADSPDFAESLSRARDVDLVVVLGSERAVYEEHAFLSPELAFLRSRLAAEQATFGVCFGAQVIAEALGGDGTVRRGPAPDVGFRAIEPTPAGLASPVRHVVDVPMAEWHGDTFALPDGVTLLASSSAYAHEAYGIGSWLLAVQFHPELTAPMHEEWVATGREYLESAGLDEAALRAEAAKRLDAQQRASRALVTEYLEGLPSAR; translated from the coding sequence TTGAGCCGGTCGGCCGACGCGCTCCGCTGCGTCGTCATCCGTCATGAGCAGAAGGTGGCGCTCGGCAACATCGCGCCCGTCCTCGTCGAGCACGGCTACACGATCGAGTACGCGGATGCCGACAGCCCCGACTTCGCCGAGTCGCTCTCGCGGGCTCGCGACGTCGACCTGGTCGTCGTGCTCGGCTCGGAGCGCGCGGTCTACGAGGAGCACGCGTTCCTCTCCCCCGAGCTCGCCTTCCTGCGGTCGCGGCTCGCCGCGGAGCAGGCGACCTTCGGAGTGTGCTTCGGCGCCCAGGTGATCGCGGAGGCGCTCGGCGGCGACGGCACCGTGAGGCGGGGACCCGCGCCCGACGTCGGGTTCCGGGCCATCGAGCCGACCCCCGCGGGTCTGGCCTCGCCGGTGAGGCACGTGGTCGACGTGCCGATGGCGGAGTGGCACGGAGACACGTTCGCGCTGCCCGACGGGGTGACCCTCCTCGCGTCCTCCAGCGCCTACGCCCACGAGGCGTACGGCATCGGGTCCTGGCTGCTCGCGGTGCAGTTCCACCCCGAGCTCACGGCGCCGATGCACGAGGAGTGGGTCGCCACGGGCCGGGAGTACCTCGAGTCCGCCGGCCTCGACGAGGCCGCCCTGCGCGCGGAGGCGGCGAAGCGCCTCGACGCGCAGCAGCGCGCCTCCCGCGCCCTCGTCACGGAGTACCTCGAGGGCCTCCCCTCCGCCCGCTAG
- a CDS encoding cation diffusion facilitator family transporter: MSSSGGGKAILAALAANIGIAITKFIAFVFSGSSSMLAESIHSLADSGNQLLLLLGGRQSRKRADKEHPFGYGRERYVYAFVVSIILFSVGGVFSIYEGIEKVTTPHAIENAWLPIAVLVIAMALEGFSLRTAIKESNPSRGRQSWVQFVRRAKAPELPVVLLEDTAALTGLLFAFLGVVLSTITGNGLWDGIGTLFIGALLVLVAIVLGIETKSLLVGEGASDADMAAIEKAITDTPRVDRLIHAKTLYLGPDELLLGAKIALAPDAELRDVAETINQVEENVRAAVPIARVIYIEPDVYLPPVSQAPNTEAIVVKSSD, from the coding sequence GTGAGCTCATCAGGCGGCGGCAAGGCGATCCTGGCGGCGCTGGCGGCGAACATCGGCATCGCGATCACGAAGTTCATCGCCTTCGTGTTCTCGGGCTCGTCGTCGATGCTCGCCGAGTCGATCCACTCGCTCGCCGACTCCGGCAACCAGCTGCTGCTCCTGCTCGGCGGGCGCCAGTCGCGGAAGAGGGCCGACAAGGAGCACCCGTTCGGCTACGGCCGCGAGCGTTACGTCTACGCGTTCGTGGTGTCGATCATCCTGTTCTCGGTGGGTGGCGTGTTCTCGATCTACGAGGGCATCGAGAAGGTCACCACGCCGCACGCGATCGAGAACGCGTGGCTGCCGATCGCGGTGCTCGTCATCGCTATGGCGCTCGAGGGGTTCTCGCTGCGCACCGCGATCAAGGAGTCGAACCCCTCGCGCGGCCGGCAGTCGTGGGTGCAGTTCGTGCGGCGGGCCAAGGCCCCGGAGCTGCCCGTCGTGCTGCTCGAGGACACCGCGGCCCTCACCGGTCTGCTGTTCGCCTTCCTCGGCGTGGTGCTCTCGACCATCACGGGCAACGGCCTGTGGGACGGCATCGGCACGCTGTTCATCGGCGCGCTGCTCGTCCTGGTGGCGATCGTGCTCGGCATCGAGACCAAGAGCCTCCTGGTTGGCGAGGGCGCGAGCGACGCCGACATGGCCGCGATCGAGAAGGCGATCACCGACACTCCCCGCGTCGACCGCCTCATCCACGCCAAGACGCTCTACCTCGGACCCGACGAGCTCCTGCTCGGCGCCAAGATCGCGCTCGCGCCCGACGCCGAGCTCCGCGACGTCGCCGAGACCATCAACCAGGTCGAGGAGAACGTGCGCGCCGCGGTCCCGATCGCGCGCGTCATCTACATCGAACCGGATGTCTACCTCCCTCCCGTGTCGCAGGCGCCGAACACCGAGGCCATCGTGGTGAAGAGCTCCGATTGA
- the proC gene encoding pyrroline-5-carboxylate reductase: MTSADIVTLPSIALLGAGSMGRAILSGLLKPGVEVNGPVHVTNRTDARAAEFDGVAGVRAHSLESNPAANRDAVAQAGIVIVAVKPGMVPDLLDEIASSLVPGAIVVSVAAGVRAATFEAHLPITVSVIRTMPNTPAVVGKAVTGLAPGSRASASEVAVVRSLFETVGTVVEVTEDGLDALGTISGSGPAYVFLLIEALTQAAIGKGFSPEQAAELANGTFVGATALLEASGKTPEELRIQVTSPKGTTERALAVLQDADLPALFASATDAALARTRELAAGA, translated from the coding sequence GTGACCTCCGCAGACATCGTGACCCTGCCCTCCATCGCCCTGCTCGGGGCGGGCTCGATGGGCCGCGCCATCCTCTCCGGGTTGTTGAAGCCGGGTGTCGAGGTGAACGGGCCCGTGCACGTGACCAACCGGACCGACGCCCGCGCGGCCGAGTTCGACGGCGTCGCCGGGGTGCGGGCGCACTCGCTCGAGTCGAACCCCGCCGCGAACCGCGACGCGGTGGCGCAGGCGGGCATCGTCATCGTCGCGGTGAAGCCCGGGATGGTCCCCGACCTCCTCGACGAGATCGCCTCGTCGCTCGTGCCCGGGGCGATCGTCGTGAGCGTCGCCGCGGGCGTGCGTGCGGCGACCTTCGAGGCGCACCTGCCGATCACGGTGTCGGTCATCCGCACGATGCCCAACACCCCCGCCGTGGTGGGCAAGGCGGTGACGGGCCTCGCGCCCGGCTCGCGCGCCTCCGCCAGCGAGGTCGCCGTCGTGCGGTCGCTCTTCGAGACGGTGGGCACCGTGGTCGAGGTGACGGAGGACGGCCTGGATGCGCTGGGCACGATCTCGGGATCGGGCCCGGCCTACGTGTTCCTCCTCATCGAGGCGCTCACCCAGGCGGCGATCGGGAAGGGATTCTCGCCGGAGCAGGCGGCGGAGCTCGCGAACGGCACCTTCGTCGGCGCCACCGCCCTGCTCGAGGCGAGCGGGAAGACGCCGGAGGAGCTGCGCATCCAGGTGACGAGCCCGAAGGGCACCACCGAGCGCGCGCTCGCGGTGCTGCAGGACGCCGACCTCCCCGCGCTCTTCGCGTCCGCCACGGACGCCGCCCTCGCCCGCACGCGCGAGCTCGCCGCCGGCGCCTGA
- a CDS encoding potassium channel family protein: MADRIKHDAPVLVIGLGRFGAATAGQLDRQGREVLAIDSDEGLVQKWSDRVTHTVQADAKNIEALRQIGAAEFQIAVVAVGSSIEASVLITANLVDLEVPQIWAKAISRSHGKILERIGAHHVIYPEAEAGERVAHLVSGRMLDFIEFDDDFALVKMFPPKPIRGLNLTESGVRTKYHVTVVGVKSPGKPFTYATENTVVSDHDLIIVSGNESDIETFAALGDR, translated from the coding sequence TTGGCTGACCGCATCAAGCACGACGCGCCCGTCCTCGTCATCGGGCTCGGCCGCTTCGGCGCCGCCACGGCCGGTCAGCTCGATCGGCAGGGCCGCGAGGTGCTGGCCATCGACTCCGACGAGGGCCTCGTGCAGAAGTGGTCCGACCGCGTCACCCACACGGTGCAGGCGGATGCGAAGAACATCGAGGCGCTCCGCCAGATCGGCGCCGCCGAGTTCCAGATCGCCGTGGTCGCGGTCGGCTCGTCGATCGAGGCCTCGGTGCTGATCACCGCGAACCTGGTCGACCTCGAGGTGCCGCAGATCTGGGCCAAGGCGATCTCCCGCTCGCACGGCAAGATCCTGGAGCGCATCGGCGCGCACCACGTCATCTACCCCGAGGCGGAGGCGGGTGAGCGCGTCGCCCACCTGGTCTCGGGCCGGATGCTCGACTTCATCGAGTTCGACGACGACTTCGCGCTGGTGAAGATGTTCCCGCCGAAGCCCATCCGCGGACTCAACCTCACCGAGTCGGGTGTGCGCACGAAGTACCACGTCACCGTCGTGGGCGTGAAGAGCCCGGGGAAGCCCTTCACCTACGCGACCGAGAACACGGTCGTCTCCGACCACGACCTCATCATCGTGTCGGGCAACGAGTCCGACATCGAGACCTTCGCCGCCCTCGGCGACCGCTGA
- a CDS encoding TrkH family potassium uptake protein, with amino-acid sequence MSLRTGPDPRAGAGRRRTGTTGNPVLRARTVPARIRSALREFSEHSPSRFAILVFGGLIVLFTVLFSLPISSAEGRVTNFVDSLFTAVSVICVTGLSTVDMATHWSPFGHALIYIGVNIGALGVLTLASILGLVISRRLGLRAKLIAASDTNPLRMHHGPVAEGQAVRLGEIGGLLVTVAVSALVIEVGLALLLFPRMLADGIPPLTAAWESLYYSAMAFTNTGFSPNAEGLAPFANDYFFLSVLMIGVFLGSIGFPVIYTFTRSIKARRRRDRAGKPARWSVHVKLTLVTSLLLFVVGAVLYLVLEFDNPGSFGSLNAGDTVFQSFFLSMMTRSGGFSTFDISQLNGSSLLVTDMLMFIGGGSASTAGGIKVTTLAVLFLAAFAEARGVQDMEAFGRRIPSDVLRLAVSVVLWGATTVAVSTVVVLQITKAPLDYVLFDVISAFATSGLSTGLTASASEPAQVVIAITMFMGRVGTVTLAAALAASERRQLFKRPEERPIVG; translated from the coding sequence ATGTCCCTTCGCACGGGACCGGACCCTCGTGCCGGCGCCGGCCGCAGGCGGACCGGGACCACCGGCAACCCCGTGCTGCGCGCGCGGACGGTGCCCGCCCGCATCCGCAGCGCTCTCCGCGAGTTCTCCGAGCACTCCCCCTCGCGCTTCGCCATCCTCGTCTTCGGCGGGCTGATCGTGCTGTTCACGGTGCTGTTCTCGCTGCCGATCTCCTCCGCCGAGGGACGCGTGACGAACTTCGTCGACTCCCTCTTCACCGCCGTGTCGGTCATCTGCGTCACGGGCCTGTCCACGGTCGACATGGCCACCCACTGGTCGCCGTTCGGGCACGCCCTCATCTACATCGGCGTCAACATCGGCGCCCTGGGCGTGCTGACCCTCGCCTCCATCCTGGGCTTGGTCATCTCACGCCGGCTGGGCCTGCGCGCCAAGCTCATCGCCGCCAGCGACACCAACCCGCTCCGGATGCACCACGGCCCGGTGGCGGAGGGGCAGGCGGTGCGCCTCGGCGAGATCGGCGGGCTGCTCGTCACGGTGGCCGTGAGCGCGTTGGTGATCGAGGTGGGCCTCGCGCTCCTGCTCTTCCCCCGGATGCTCGCCGACGGCATCCCGCCCCTCACGGCCGCGTGGGAGAGCCTCTACTACTCGGCGATGGCCTTCACCAACACCGGGTTCTCGCCGAACGCCGAGGGCCTCGCCCCCTTCGCGAACGACTACTTCTTCCTCTCCGTGCTGATGATCGGCGTGTTCCTCGGAAGCATCGGCTTCCCCGTGATCTACACCTTCACCCGCTCGATCAAGGCGCGCCGACGCCGCGACCGGGCGGGCAAGCCGGCGCGCTGGTCGGTGCACGTCAAGCTCACCCTGGTGACCAGCCTCCTGCTTTTCGTCGTCGGCGCCGTGCTCTACCTCGTGCTCGAGTTCGACAACCCCGGGTCGTTCGGGAGCCTCAACGCGGGCGACACCGTGTTCCAGAGCTTCTTCCTGTCGATGATGACGCGCTCGGGCGGCTTCTCGACGTTCGACATCTCGCAGCTCAACGGCTCGAGCCTGCTGGTCACCGACATGCTGATGTTCATCGGCGGCGGCTCGGCGTCGACCGCGGGCGGCATCAAGGTGACCACGCTCGCCGTGCTCTTCCTCGCCGCGTTCGCCGAGGCGCGCGGCGTGCAGGACATGGAAGCCTTCGGTCGTCGCATCCCCTCCGACGTGCTCCGCCTGGCCGTCAGCGTCGTCCTCTGGGGCGCCACCACCGTCGCCGTCTCGACCGTCGTGGTGCTGCAGATCACCAAGGCGCCCCTCGACTACGTGCTGTTCGACGTGATCTCCGCGTTCGCGACCTCCGGCCTCTCGACCGGGCTCACCGCATCCGCCTCGGAGCCCGCCCAGGTGGTGATCGCCATCACCATGTTCATGGGCCGCGTTGGTACAGTCACTCTCGCAGCGGCGCTGGCGGCGAGCGAGCGCAGGCAGCTGTTCAAGCGACCGGAAGAGAGACCCATCGTTGGCTGA
- a CDS encoding ArsR/SmtB family transcription factor, with translation MPDIFSVIADPTRRQLLSVLLDRHLSDEESASGAATGEASVSELVHRLELSQPTVSKHLKVLRDAGLVEVREEGQHRYYRLQTAPLEDVEDWIVPFLAASDESSEEEDSLWENASEEVRSAAATFGQNVGRAAAESSHRWRSMTDWRSRLRK, from the coding sequence ATGCCCGACATCTTCTCGGTGATCGCCGACCCGACGCGGCGTCAGTTGCTCTCGGTCCTGCTGGACCGGCACCTGTCCGACGAGGAGTCGGCGTCGGGCGCCGCGACCGGCGAGGCGAGCGTCTCCGAGCTGGTCCACCGGCTCGAGCTGAGCCAGCCGACGGTGTCGAAGCACCTCAAGGTGCTGCGCGATGCCGGACTCGTCGAGGTGCGGGAGGAGGGGCAGCACCGCTACTACCGGTTGCAGACCGCTCCTCTGGAGGACGTCGAGGACTGGATCGTGCCCTTCCTCGCCGCCTCCGATGAGAGCTCCGAGGAGGAGGACTCGCTGTGGGAGAACGCCTCGGAGGAGGTCCGGTCTGCCGCGGCGACGTTCGGGCAGAACGTGGGCCGCGCCGCCGCTGAGTCCAGCCACCGGTGGCGGTCGATGACGGACTGGCGGTCCCGGCTCCGTAAGTGA
- a CDS encoding helix-turn-helix domain-containing protein has translation MPADLSDVRFLTVAEVADMMRVSKMTVYRLVHSGELPAIRFGRSFRVPESAVAAVVERRVDTA, from the coding sequence GTGCCTGCAGATCTGAGTGACGTGCGGTTCCTCACCGTGGCCGAGGTGGCCGACATGATGCGCGTCTCCAAGATGACGGTCTACCGTCTCGTGCACTCCGGCGAGCTCCCCGCCATCCGATTCGGTCGGTCCTTCAGGGTGCCCGAATCGGCGGTCGCGGCGGTCGTGGAGCGCCGCGTCGACACTGCCTGA
- a CDS encoding 30S ribosomal protein bS22 codes for MGSVIKKRRKRMAKKKHRKLLRKTRHQRRNKK; via the coding sequence GTGGGTTCCGTTATCAAGAAGCGGCGCAAGCGCATGGCGAAGAAGAAGCACCGCAAGCTGCTTCGCAAGACTCGCCACCAGCGTCGCAACAAGAAGTAG
- a CDS encoding AraC family transcriptional regulator, which translates to MLVGTSGEAIVELPANPSCVLVQMQATTLSETAVYRRMRRHSLGDVAVAQIASVPQDVVALLDEVPPTALESTQLQLVHSGSLILEQDGEQTLYSAGDIAVYDASRPFAFRYPEEFRTSIVQVPLRILGGSGPGSGSAPGPGPGPDGAGVGWSGRPYAIRGGTASIGRRLLGDELRTISTASSARVIEAARLLLAEHATLRRVDRVLPGHLVAAVREHVRLHLADPHLSAATIAARFHVSLRSLFAAFEHEDESLGALVRRERIAAARHLLLGTDLGVADIASSVGYTDTTAFIRAWRAATGSTPGRWRRHRG; encoded by the coding sequence ATGCTGGTCGGGACGAGTGGAGAGGCGATCGTGGAGCTGCCGGCGAACCCGAGCTGCGTGCTCGTGCAGATGCAGGCCACCACGCTCTCCGAGACCGCCGTCTACCGCAGGATGCGCAGGCACTCCCTCGGCGACGTCGCGGTCGCGCAGATCGCGTCCGTCCCGCAGGACGTCGTCGCCCTCCTCGACGAGGTGCCTCCGACGGCGCTCGAGAGCACGCAGCTGCAGCTCGTGCACTCGGGGTCGCTGATCCTCGAGCAGGACGGGGAGCAGACGCTCTACTCGGCGGGCGACATCGCCGTCTACGACGCGAGCCGGCCCTTCGCCTTCCGCTACCCGGAGGAGTTCCGGACCAGCATCGTGCAGGTCCCCCTGCGGATCCTCGGCGGATCCGGACCCGGATCCGGGTCCGCGCCCGGGCCCGGACCCGGGCCCGACGGCGCCGGCGTGGGGTGGTCCGGCCGACCGTACGCCATCCGGGGCGGTACGGCGTCGATCGGGCGACGCCTCCTCGGCGACGAGCTCCGCACGATCTCGACGGCGAGCAGCGCGCGCGTGATCGAGGCGGCCCGGCTCCTGCTGGCCGAGCACGCCACCCTGCGGCGAGTGGACCGTGTGCTGCCCGGCCACCTCGTCGCCGCGGTGAGGGAGCACGTCCGGCTCCACCTCGCCGACCCGCATCTCTCGGCCGCCACGATCGCCGCCCGGTTCCACGTGTCGCTGCGCTCGCTCTTCGCGGCGTTCGAGCACGAGGACGAGTCGCTCGGCGCCCTGGTCAGGCGCGAGCGCATCGCCGCGGCGCGGCATCTCCTCCTCGGTACCGACCTCGGCGTGGCCGACATCGCGAGCTCGGTGGGCTATACCGACACCACCGCGTTCATCCGTGCCTGGCGGGCCGCGACGGGATCGACCCCGGGCCGCTGGCGCCGCCACCGCGGCTAG
- a CDS encoding glutaredoxin family protein, translating to MADVQITFLAKPGCHLCDEARVIVRDVLAGLADHPDAPAVTYTELSILDNPALFDEFAEEIPVVMIDGAVHTIWRVEPDRLRTAILERA from the coding sequence GTGGCCGACGTGCAGATCACCTTCCTCGCGAAGCCCGGGTGCCACCTCTGCGACGAGGCCCGCGTCATCGTGCGCGACGTGCTCGCCGGTCTCGCCGACCACCCGGATGCGCCCGCCGTGACGTACACGGAGCTGTCGATCCTCGACAACCCGGCCCTGTTCGACGAGTTCGCCGAGGAGATCCCCGTCGTGATGATCGACGGCGCGGTCCACACCATCTGGCGGGTCGAGCCCGACCGCCTCCGCACCGCGATCCTGGAGAGAGCATGA
- a CDS encoding Dabb family protein has protein sequence MIRHVVAWKLATTDPAQKEVDAARIVAELSALVGVVDSIRSLQVGANMAYADRNWDVVLVGDFDDLAGLEAYQEHPSHVAAAAVVRSLVAERASVDIEV, from the coding sequence ATGATCCGCCACGTCGTCGCCTGGAAGCTGGCCACCACCGACCCCGCACAGAAGGAGGTCGACGCGGCGCGCATCGTCGCCGAGCTGAGCGCGCTCGTGGGGGTGGTGGACAGCATCCGCTCGCTGCAGGTCGGGGCGAACATGGCGTACGCCGACCGCAACTGGGACGTCGTGCTGGTGGGCGACTTCGACGACCTCGCCGGGCTGGAGGCGTACCAGGAGCACCCGTCGCACGTGGCCGCCGCCGCTGTGGTGCGATCCCTCGTCGCCGAGCGCGCCTCGGTCGACATCGAGGTGTGA
- a CDS encoding GNAT family N-acetyltransferase has protein sequence MSDRSRLETARLVLRRWTPDDLAPFAAMNADPEVMRYFPAPLSRTASDALAARADAGFEERGYGLWALSLRSDGSFLGFTGLNPMPPGVPGSDGVEVGWRLARPYWGHGYATEAARAAIADGFEAVGLTRIDSITAVLNEPSQRVMRRLGMSPAERFEHPRVPEGSPLRPHIRYVLERPDGMD, from the coding sequence GTGAGCGACCGCTCGCGCCTCGAGACCGCACGGCTCGTCCTCCGGCGGTGGACTCCGGACGACCTCGCGCCGTTCGCGGCGATGAACGCGGACCCCGAGGTGATGAGGTACTTCCCGGCTCCGCTGTCGCGCACCGCCTCGGACGCGCTCGCCGCGCGCGCCGATGCCGGGTTCGAGGAGCGCGGCTACGGGCTGTGGGCCCTGTCGCTGCGGTCGGACGGCTCGTTCCTCGGCTTCACCGGGCTGAACCCGATGCCTCCAGGGGTGCCCGGGTCGGACGGTGTCGAGGTCGGGTGGCGGCTCGCCCGCCCGTACTGGGGTCACGGCTACGCGACCGAGGCCGCGCGGGCCGCGATCGCCGATGGCTTCGAGGCCGTGGGACTCACACGGATCGACTCGATCACCGCCGTGCTCAACGAGCCCTCGCAGCGCGTGATGCGGCGGCTCGGGATGTCGCCGGCCGAGCGGTTCGAGCATCCCCGGGTCCCGGAGGGGTCGCCGCTGCGACCGCACATCCGCTACGTCCTGGAGCGGCCAGACGGGATGGACTGA